CGATCCCGATCATCGGCGCACGCACGCCGCAGCAGCTGCAGGACAACCTGGGCGCGCTCGACGTGCGCTTGGACGCCGACCAGCTGCAACGCCTGGACGGGGTCAGCGCGGTGGCGCTGGGCTTCCCGCACGACTTCGCGCGCAGCCCGATCCCGCAGCAGCTGGTGTTCGGCGGCACGCGGGTCCAGCCGCGTTGATTCCCGCGGCAGGCTCGTCGCCACGCCCGCTCAGCACGAGGAACGTCGCGTGACCACATCCCCATCGTCGAAGGCCGCAGTGGCCGCGGGCCTGGCGGTAGACGGCGTCGAGACGGCCGCCTTGCCGGGCCAGACCCCGCTCGCCGAGGCCGAGGCGGCCGGCATCGCGCAGATCGGGGCGCTGATGGGACCGACGCAGGCGCAGGCGATCCGCGCCCTGGCCGACGCCCCGGACACCGCGCTCACCGGCCGTGGCGCGGCCATCGCCTTCGCCGAGATCTACCGTGCCGATTCCGCGCTGGACCTGAAGACCCGCGAACTGGTCACCGTGGCCGTGCTGGCCAGCCTGGGCCACGCCGAGCCGCAGCTGCGCCTGCACCTGCGCGCGGCCCATGCCGCGGGCGCCACCCGCGCGGAGCTCTTCGCGGTGCTCGACCAGCTGTACGCCTACGTCGGTTTCCCTACCGCGCTCAACGCCATCGCCGTCGCCCGCGAGGTGCTGGACGCGCCATCGCCTTAAAGTCAGGCGGACACCGGCACACGTGTCCGCATCTCCCCTTCAAGGAGCCTCCGCATGAAAACCCGCACCCTCGGCCGCAACGGCCCCACCGTCTCCGCCCTCGGCCTGGGCTGCATGGGCATGAGCCACGCCTACGGCACCGGCGACGACGCCGAATCGCTGGCCACGCTCGACCGCGCGCTGGAACTCGGCATCGACTTCTGGGACACGGCCGACATCTACGGCCCGCACACCAACGAGACCCTGCTCGGCCGCGCGCTCAAGGGGCGGCGCGAGCGGGTGTTCCTGGCGACCAAGTTCGGCTTCGTCGCGGGCAGCGGCCAGTTCGGCGCCGGGCAGGGCCCGCGGGTGGATGGCTCGCCGGCCTATGTCCGCCAGGCGGTCGAGGCCAGCCTGGCGCGCCTGGGCACCGACCACATCGACCTGTACTACCTGCACCGGCTCGACCCGGCCACGCCGATCGAGGACACCGTGGGCGCCATGGCGCGCCTGGTGGAGGAAGGCAAGGTGCGCCATCTGGGGCTGTCGGAAGTCTCCGCGTACACCTTGCGCCGCGCGCAGGCCGTGCATCCGA
The window above is part of the Pseudoxanthomonas sp. X-1 genome. Proteins encoded here:
- a CDS encoding carboxymuconolactone decarboxylase family protein; the encoded protein is MTTSPSSKAAVAAGLAVDGVETAALPGQTPLAEAEAAGIAQIGALMGPTQAQAIRALADAPDTALTGRGAAIAFAEIYRADSALDLKTRELVTVAVLASLGHAEPQLRLHLRAAHAAGATRAELFAVLDQLYAYVGFPTALNAIAVAREVLDAPSP
- a CDS encoding aldo/keto reductase; translation: MKTRTLGRNGPTVSALGLGCMGMSHAYGTGDDAESLATLDRALELGIDFWDTADIYGPHTNETLLGRALKGRRERVFLATKFGFVAGSGQFGAGQGPRVDGSPAYVRQAVEASLARLGTDHIDLYYLHRLDPATPIEDTVGAMARLVEEGKVRHLGLSEVSAYTLRRAQAVHPITALQSEYSLWTRELEGNGVLEAVRELGIGLVPFSPLGRGFLTGAIATPDQLDADDFRRKNPRFQAEALAANLRLADTVKAVAAEVGATPAQVALAWVLAQGGPARAADGRNELHIVPIPGTKRRKYLEDNVGAVDVRLDADALARLEAVFVPDVAGPRYGATEAAMVDRAP